The window AATCTTGATTTCCTATTTTTTAGAGAAAtcatttttcataaaatcttgaatggttaaaaaatggattttcaaaaaatctaaaaccaaaaaccatttgaaaaacCACATCCATTCAAGGCCTTAATTTCAGACTACCAACTGGGTTCCACAACAAATATAGTATAGGTTAGGTTTTCAAGATACTCAACTTCTTAAAAAGAAGATAAGTCTGATAATAGAAGACCAACAAACAAGTTCCACAACTATCATAAAGTTGGCACCATGACATCTCTAAGTCCAACATAGTGGTTGGTGTTTTAGTCGCTAATAAGCCTACAATGATTTAGTTTTCATCCAGAAAAAACCAGAATTTGAAAGATTAGAAATCTCAACGTTTTCAGATAGATATCAAAACATGCCTTTGGTTGCTTCTTCACTCACCAAGGTAGGGTCAACTCGGGCTTTGGAAGAGTCTTCGTCTTTGGACTCAAACCTAGAAGAAATCTTCAGATAGCTAGGAATCAAGGGGAGCCTCCTCCACGTACCCACTGGGGGTGAAAAAGAGCGGAAACTGCTTGAAAACGAAAATGAGTCATGAAAAAACTAATAGTTGCGGGAAAAGAGCttgtttgagtaaaaaaaacagttaaacaATGACAAAACTTGGGCTTAGGATGCTCTTAATTACCCTTTGTTCATGTTCTAGACTCAGAGAGATGCatgatgaaattatcaaaacaTGTGCCAGTTTTTTGCTTGCACACAGAGCAAACCCAGAAGGCAGGTTTACCTGTTTCAGTGCACTTATCCTCCTCAAGTGGCCCTGAACCtgcagacaaaaaaaatagtagctAATTCAGAAGGATTCAACAAggccaagagagagagagagagagagagagagagagagagagagagagagagatgaggacAAACACACACCTGACAAAAGAAAGTTTTCCCAGAGTAGGTTAGTGGAGGCGGGAGAATCAAATGGGAAGGGGAAGATGGTGTTGTATCTCTTATTTAGAAGGCTGAGAAGATAAGACACCTTTGATATTGGACGGGATATAAACATTAAATCAGATGGATTCTCCAAATAACGGAGAAAGATACCTTGAAACATGGCTCTGTCTCTCTAATTATTAAGGGgtgggtgtattcaacttgacattttaagtgatttgtgtaaaatttacaaatcctatattattcaattatggattttaaaaagtccatTAAAATCCAcagttattgaactgatgatttaaaaatctactttaaaattcactattatttaaaacagtttgtgaattttgattttaataagttttagagattctagagaatttgagaggatttgtttagttaaaaatacaaaaatccaaatttcatggttttaggtggaatttaaaagaattttaccataaatcatatcaacttccctaaaatctatcaaaattcaaatttcctaaatctcatcaaattctccaaaatcatggtttcaatacaccccctaaaaaatgagaagaagaatatcCTAACCTGgccgtgaaaaaaaaaaagagattccAGGGAAAAGACCGCTTCTAGGATGTCACGAGGGACCTTTGATAGTACCCCAACGACAATGATGGTGATAGGTCCAGAATAGCCTAACTTCCTCAAATTGCGTTTAATACACGAAACCACCCAACGAGCATCATAGCCAACAGGGAACCTCTTTATGTCCCAATAGACCGATACTGGGGCCAACTCTGCCTCCATCAttcaaaagactaaaaaaaacaatcaaattcaaaatgaGGTCTTCAATATAGAACGGGAATCAAACATAAACTGACACGGTTAAAGCACCGAGATAGAGAACTTATCTGATATGTGCAAATATATAACTTGTAGGGAATCGATCAAGTTTCTAGGATAATGTGATAAGAGCGAGAATTTTACCTGAGAGATAAAAGCAAAGTTGGTTGGATCTCTATATCGACTAGGGTTTCGAAATCCCTGATAGATTTGATAGAGATGATGAAACACCAACGCCGCAaatatctcctatataataaaacggaagtacacaacattgtttagTAGACTATATAactttaataagttggttacaaattatagattaatttatatattaattggttacaagttaaattgTAGGTACAacattaattgttttcaaaaaatttaaaggggatattccaaattgatatattaatttgttaccaaaaatcttaaagaagatattttaaattgatagattaattggttacaagatAAATAGTGGGTGCAACCGAAATTTATTTTCGGAAGCACCTTATTTCCAAAAaacttaaagagaatattccaaatttatttttggcagattttattactagaccatattgttaacaaacttattaaagataataaaaatatactatgaagcataaaaatgaataaaatcttgataatttatcacacttaatcgtgatttccgagatcttattctccaattgaaaataaaatcttaatgaGAATCTTCCAAACTTTCAATATAAATCATGCAAATCTCCTTTCACCAGAATACATTACTCATATTCATAccgaaaacacaaaaaaaaatgacaatggTTTCTCAGTTTACCATGCTAAACCGTCTGAAACTCTATAAAAATGCATGGTGTATTAAAGCTAAGATACTGCATACTTGGACACATTGTTCTAAGGATGTTGGTATGTCATTCGAGATGATTTTGTCGGATCAAGATGTAAGTGCTAGATAGgctatgattttattgcataatattttatccaaaaaaactatcaaaaacaatcatataaatctatactaaataaaagtaggagctataagcttcttaAGCTGTtcacataagattttaaacaaccattCGGGATTCAACATGTTActgatttacatttttttctttctcactaattaacattttaaaattttaaatattttctacaataagatattattaataaaaagaaaaaataatatatagaaaaaaataaatgtaaattttcttttgtcaaacatggaatatataaaagttacattcttattttacaacaaaagaatattaacataaaaatattcGATTAAACCATATCTTTTTCtagtataaataataattggAGGCCATGCGACAGGGCAATCTGTTAATTATAATGAGAATGTGGTCGGGGTTGGTGACTTTAGCGATGGGAAGAATCTTGATGGATTGATAGAAGAGACGGTGAAAAATTGTGTATTGCCTATGatcaaagagatgatgaatggtACAACGGGGATAATGATGGTTGTAATGGGTGGGTTTCCTGTAGGTGTTGCTCCTGCTCTAGGTGTGTTGCAGTTAGCTGCATATCTCCTAAAGAATGAGAAAGCATATGCGCATATTGAATTAAGCTTTTAGAGACGAAATGTTAGatgcttaaaaacaaaatgtttgaaaacacaaaaataaacaaaaagcaTGGATCAGAACATTAATACACAAAATGTTCAACTCCGTCTTGTACCTTTAAGACTTTTCACCATTCAAGatatatggaaataaaaaaatatttgaaaaaaactatttctaaatttaatttgtataaataaaaaagaaatatgattaaAAGAACATTtgtataaaaaaccaaaactaaaaaactataatatttttacatactACATATCAATCAATGTATAgctatttatgtaattataaaatttataacaattttaaaaaaaattaatacaaatataCCCGCGCATAGCGCGGACTTCAGTTTGTATGATTTTGAGTTAAATTAACTATagttatatagatatttttcataaaataatactttttgtaaaaaatggaaaattaatattcatttatttttggttaggGTGATATTCTTTATGTCTCCTAAACAATGAAAAGTATACTTTTATACTAGTAGAGTCGGCATATCTAAGAAGCTGATAAATTATGAAATCGATAGCCAAAAAAGAATTATACATCGATGAACAAAACAAACGatcaataattcaaaaaaatcaactatcttataaatttaattagtgAAACCATATGtactttgttttaaaataagtagaaggaaaaaataataatttaaataagtGAAAAATAAGTTGTTGTTtcaaaaatgattttactatTCAAATCAACATCAAATGAAATAAGTTGACCGAAAAATTCGGATATATTACATTATAGTTTATATAACTCTGAATTACATAGTTTGGAATAAATTTCAATTCTAAATAATATTATCAACAATAATTTTTTGCTCACTCTGTTTCATTTTAAATGTTGGtttaggagttttttttttcaagtaaacTGATGCTCTCATTATCTTATAcaattatttattactttttcaTTAAAAAGGTCTTATATGATTAACAATGAATtatttaaaaccaaatcaaaattcgAAAAGCTTTTAGCTCCATGACAAGTGGCGttgtttaagatttaaaattatCCTAATATCTAGTAGCTCGAACAAAAATCATAGCCAAGTACGACTTTTAtatacatctctctctctctctctctcgaagatTCCGTGTTACAGAATCATTTCCACAAATTTAGAAATCAGAACTCATAAAATTTTCACCAAACTCTCTCTCTAGCTCCTCTATCTCTATGGATCGTAGCTACCAACCCGAATCCACGACCCGACCCGGAAACACCGTGGTCCTCTCCATAGACTGTCTAAAAGGAAGCTCCAAAAGCGAAGAATGGAGCGGCGATATGCTTCAAACCGGAGACATAGTGGAAGAGATCCGGATCGGTTCAGGACCCGGTTCGGCTATTTTCAAAGCTCCGTTTAAAGGAGGCAAAGCTTGGCTTCAGAAGGTTCTACACAATTCTTTTAGGAATAAAGAAACTTCCATCGTTGTGAGAGTTCGTCGTGGCTCCGATGAGTTCTCCGATCTCTCTGCTTGTATTGTTCCTAATGACTCCGCCGGGAAGAAACAGTACATGCTTAGATCCATTGATGACCCGAATTATACCGTTGGGTTTTCGGATCGGACTGAGTCGGATTGTCTCGGTTTGCAAGGTGGGTTGAGTTTAACTCGGTTTTGTTAAAatatcttctctttgttttgtttttttttgtactttggTTGACTTTTCGTGGCTTACGTGTTGAcctgtttcttttaattttttNtttttttttttttttttttttttttttttttttttttttttttttttttttttgtcacgaaCCTGTTCCTTTTAACTCATGTCGTGTTTCTCAGTTGGTGAATCTTATTATTGCTGTTTTTATTAATAcgtacgatttttttttctttttgtattaagCTTAATTTATACGAATTTGTCGTCGATCaagataaaacaaagttttatgttttaaattttcataataaaatgatgtttttgacATAGAAGGAGCATGTTTGTGTGTCTTGCAAAACATTAAAtctatttcatttatttatttgatgatTAGTTATATACTACGACTGCTTCGTTTTTAACTTTAACAACaaagaatatttattttaaaaatctttaaaccaAGAATGTTACTAtttcttattttctaatatttaaattcttttacatgatttgtttcattattttataaaaattattgaaagtggaatgttattttatttaaggaTTAATTATAAACTAAGACTGTTTCGTCGCTCAAACTTTAACAACAAagaatattttgattatttattacaaaaaaaaaaaaattcttttgacCACCTAACCAAGAAGAATCTtactattttctaattttttaatattaagaaGAATCTTtaaatgatttgttttcttttctgatgAAAATAATTGAAAGTAAAATATGTGGAGATGCGGGGTATCGATCTCCGTACCTCTCGCATGCtaagcgagcgctctaccatcTGAGCTACATCCCCAATTTGATAAACGATGTGATGTGCAGAATCAAGAGGATCAAGAATGGTGGAAGCATTGGTGAGAGCAAAGCTTCAAGATGGTTACGTTTCATATCCATGGGAAAGACGAATGCAAGAAGCTTTACCAATCTCTCGTTCTAGCAATTTCCTCtccattctttttcttcccaAAGCTTCTGGTAATATATAGACATTGTTCTTACTTGTTAGTCACACattcatttttataaatctCTATATGTGAATAATGTTTTGACGATTTTTTCCGAAACTATAGCTTATGGTAGATCAGGTTCTCGGTACAACGACTTGGAAGACACACTTGCTCGTGCTAATGCTTGGTTAAGTTGTTCACAAGCTAATGGTGTTCCTATTGTCTTTATGAATATTCAGACTGAATCTTTGCTCACAAAGGTTAgagattttggtatttttttgtaacattgtTTTTATGTAGAGAGATTGATATGATAATGTTGATTGCATTGTGttttatatggaaaaaaaaaagatatcaggAGAAACAGCGTTGGCAACGGTTAATACGACGTCACTTGCGGATTTGTCGAATCTTGCAAACGCTAGTCTCTATGGTTTCGAGGATTATCATGGAGTTGATATTGGTGTGGTGAGAGCGGTTAGGCTTTGGTTTGCTCCTCTTGGTGTTGAGTTCCCACTCgaaatcaaactcaaagatGACGATACCAAACTTGGCTTCTCCATTAGCCGCACtgaagaggtaaaaaaaaaatatctttatgGAATTTGTTGCATCACTAGGGactaaaattcaaatcatggcttttattttattttttggtaatattcGGGACTTTTTACTACCAGTTCAGACAAAACTACCAAAGAAAATCATGTTCTTCCGCTTTATAGAGTTATGACTTTAGGATGTTTTCACACACATCAGATTTTGTTTACACCTGGAAAAGTTATCGTTTTATGAAGGTGgaattttacatataatttagcaaaaaaataaactttagaaaacaaaaaattaagttgaatacatcaatttttatgaaatcataATCAACTATTCAACTACAATCATATCCTACAAACCAAAGATATATTCATTTGTACATTAAGTATTTTGTAACTTGATTTTAATTGGCAGGAGCTtttcaaatgaaaatgaaataggaaaaaaaaaattacattttaatatttgaattgAAACATTTCTTGGACAGGGTTTCATTTACGTTTCATCAGTGACGGACCACGAAGACGATAATGCACCAGCTGCAAGATCAGGTCTAAGCTCATTGTACAGAGAAGCAGCCAAGGCATCACGTCGTCTAGTGGTTTCCCGTGTGGGTAACCAGAAGGTATTGCCTTGGATGGTCTCATCCACAGGAGCAATTCGCTGCTACGACACAGTTTCGCTCAGCCAGAAACTGTCACTGCACCGTCACGCAAAAGTCCCCATAGGCCTCCACGTCTTTCTCTGGGACACCTCTGCCACGGCAGATTTCTCCTCGCCTCCCAGGAGTAGCAGTGGTGGGACTCACTTGCTGTTTAGTAGCGAAATGCTCGATACCACCGAGTTTCCGCGGCTTAGTGAGGTTATACCACCGCGACAAGTTGGTGACAGACAAGTGATGCCATTGTCCGATGATGATGTGTTTAGATTTGAACGCGAAAATGCGGGCAATGCTTCGTTTAAGTTCCAAGAAATCCCTTTTACAAACGAGTCTTTGTGATGATGAAATTTGTGTGTGCTGTCGttaatttatgttatatttgAAGTTGGAGTTATGACTTGTGGGATATATTTTGATACGTGCATGTTAATAATTGGAATAACTCAAGGAGTGAACTAAGGTTAGTTAATTATATTAGGGCCTTGA is drawn from Camelina sativa cultivar DH55 chromosome 8, Cs, whole genome shotgun sequence and contains these coding sequences:
- the LOC104707504 gene encoding uncharacterized protein LOC104707504; translated protein: MDRSYQPESTTRPGNTVVLSIDCLKGSSKSEEWSGDMLQTGDIVEEIRIGSGPGSAIFKAPFKGGKAWLQKVLHNSFRNKETSIVVRVRRGSDEFSDLSACIVPNDSAGKKQYMLRSIDDPNYTVGFSDRTESDCLGLQESRGSRMVEALVRAKLQDGYVSYPWERRMQEALPISRSSNFLSILFLPKASAYGRSGSRYNDLEDTLARANAWLSCSQANGVPIVFMNIQTESLLTKISGETALATVNTTSLADLSNLANASLYGFEDYHGVDIGVVRAVRLWFAPLGVEFPLEIKLKDDDTKLGFSISRTEEGFIYVSSVTDHEDDNAPAARSGLSSLYREAAKASRRLVVSRVGNQKVLPWMVSSTGAIRCYDTVSLSQKLSLHRHAKVPIGLHVFLWDTSATADFSSPPRSSSGGTHLLFSSEMLDTTEFPRLSEVIPPRQVGDRQVMPLSDDDVFRFERENAGNASFKFQEIPFTNESL